From one Henriciella marina DSM 19595 genomic stretch:
- a CDS encoding LLM class flavin-dependent oxidoreductase: MIPFSVLDLAPIVEGSDPQDALARSKRLATHADRLGYNRYWLAEHHNMPGIASAATAVMIAHAGQDTEQIRLGAGGIMLPNHAPIMVAEQFGTLEAIYPGRIDLGLGRAPGGDQLVSQALRRTMVGGEDRFPREVMELQAFLGPVQPGQRVQAVPGGGTDIPLWILGSSTFGAQLAAHLGLPYAFASHFAPQQMKQAVSIYRETFQPSEQLKKPYVMLGFNMIAADSDDEAERLASSLRRTFINLRRGTPTRLAPPDLAFDAEIQPHERAMLDSVLSCSAVGSPKTVSDKLNAFLADTGADELILSAHIFDEKARMRSYEIAAEVRESLGTAKAAE; the protein is encoded by the coding sequence ATGATACCGTTTTCCGTACTCGACCTCGCCCCGATCGTTGAAGGCAGCGATCCGCAGGACGCGCTTGCCCGCTCAAAACGGCTCGCCACCCACGCCGACAGGCTCGGCTACAATCGCTACTGGCTTGCCGAGCATCACAACATGCCGGGTATCGCGAGTGCCGCGACCGCCGTCATGATCGCCCATGCAGGACAGGACACCGAGCAGATCCGGCTTGGCGCTGGCGGCATCATGCTGCCCAATCACGCGCCGATCATGGTGGCCGAACAGTTCGGCACGCTCGAGGCGATATATCCCGGCCGCATCGACCTTGGTCTTGGCCGCGCGCCCGGCGGCGATCAGCTGGTCTCACAGGCGCTTCGCCGCACGATGGTTGGCGGTGAAGACCGTTTCCCCCGCGAAGTGATGGAGCTGCAAGCGTTTCTCGGCCCGGTCCAGCCCGGCCAGCGCGTGCAGGCGGTCCCCGGTGGCGGGACCGATATCCCGCTCTGGATCCTCGGCTCGTCGACGTTCGGTGCGCAGCTCGCCGCCCATCTTGGGCTGCCCTATGCGTTCGCCTCGCACTTTGCGCCCCAGCAGATGAAGCAGGCGGTCTCGATCTATAGAGAGACCTTCCAGCCATCCGAGCAGCTGAAAAAGCCTTATGTCATGCTGGGCTTCAACATGATCGCGGCCGATAGTGACGATGAGGCAGAGCGCCTCGCCTCCTCGCTTCGCCGGACCTTTATCAATCTCCGCCGGGGCACGCCAACGCGTCTTGCGCCGCCAGACCTAGCATTCGATGCTGAAATCCAGCCGCACGAACGCGCCATGCTGGATTCGGTCCTCTCCTGCTCAGCGGTCGGGTCGCCAAAGACGGTCAGCGATAAACTTAACGCTTTCCTTGCCGACACCGGCGCAGACGAGCTTATCCTGTCGGCTCACATTTTCGACGAGAAAGCTCGCATGCGCTCCTACGAGATCGCTGCCGAGGTCCGCGAAAGCCTTGGTACGGCGAAAGCTGCAGAGTGA
- a CDS encoding GGDEF domain-containing protein produces MTQSYRLLHADDGAVSRALIFFGLVIAAALSLAVLFAVVFTKFFGLPAGQDDFMLTTVVIAACVASPMAGLAAQNQYRVDRYQTTLEAMASTDPLTGLLNRRSFKTLAEEELERMRRTQNSVYIALFDLDHFKQVNDTYGHAFGDRVLTSIANLSHAALRGPFDRLGRWGGEEFIILMSEVTQEQAHAVCERLRKRIAGADYTFNGKTTRISASFGVAKLRPEDGLTNCIEKADALLYEAKNGGRNRVRSEAKIRSAA; encoded by the coding sequence ATGACGCAGAGCTATCGCCTCCTTCATGCCGATGACGGCGCCGTATCCCGGGCCCTGATTTTCTTCGGGCTGGTGATTGCGGCGGCCCTCTCGCTCGCGGTTCTCTTTGCCGTCGTATTTACAAAGTTCTTTGGTCTGCCTGCTGGCCAGGATGACTTTATGCTGACGACAGTTGTCATCGCTGCCTGTGTGGCGAGCCCCATGGCCGGGCTTGCTGCCCAGAACCAGTACAGGGTTGATCGTTATCAGACGACGCTGGAGGCGATGGCCTCGACCGATCCGCTGACGGGGCTTCTCAACCGCCGCTCCTTCAAGACGCTGGCGGAAGAAGAGCTTGAACGCATGCGCCGCACGCAAAACAGCGTTTACATTGCCCTCTTCGACCTCGATCACTTCAAGCAGGTCAATGACACTTACGGCCACGCTTTTGGTGACCGCGTCCTGACCTCCATCGCCAATCTCAGCCACGCCGCTCTGCGCGGACCGTTCGACCGCCTTGGGCGCTGGGGCGGTGAGGAGTTCATCATTCTGATGAGCGAAGTCACGCAGGAACAGGCCCACGCTGTTTGTGAACGTCTTCGCAAGCGCATTGCGGGGGCTGACTATACATTCAATGGTAAGACAACCCGCATCTCGGCCAGCTTTGGCGTTGCCAAGCTGCGCCCTGAAGACGGCCTCACCAACTGTATCGAGAAGGCTGACGCGCTTCTCTATGAAGCCAAGAATGGCGGCCGCAACCGCGTCCGCAGCGAAGCGAAAATTCGCAGCGCGGCCTGA
- a CDS encoding VOC family protein: MHRGISALTLSTKDMANAVAFYESLGFRLDFIAGDKSFATLWAGPTALNLTTEPGTFGFWGRAIFEVSDVDTFHDRCKEAGHQADFAPRDAPLLERYFHIRDPDGHELSFMTPLPGKTYPGQKNENT, from the coding sequence ATGCATCGGGGCATAAGCGCGTTGACCTTGTCCACGAAAGACATGGCAAACGCCGTCGCCTTCTATGAAAGCCTGGGCTTCCGGCTGGACTTCATAGCAGGCGACAAGAGCTTTGCCACGCTCTGGGCCGGGCCAACAGCGCTTAACCTGACGACGGAGCCGGGCACCTTCGGCTTCTGGGGCCGCGCAATTTTTGAAGTCAGCGATGTCGACACGTTTCACGACAGATGCAAAGAGGCGGGGCACCAGGCTGACTTTGCACCACGCGACGCCCCCTTGCTGGAGCGGTACTTTCACATCCGTGACCCGGACGGCCATGAGCTCAGCTTTATGACGCCGCTGCCCGGCAAGACGTATCCGGGCCAGAAAAACGAAAATACATAA
- a CDS encoding tetratricopeptide repeat protein — protein sequence MKTFSMLAAGLFTLSALAFSPVAAAQFGPERVARPDADELYADRAMKNGWYDDALERYGAACEDKSQQREVWARNCRKLGNIYRRGLGIDQDYARAKAIYDEACFDGRDADSCLEQAHVSFKGNDDNQDYEYARRLYKRACDLGDQTGCAAYGSMLYRGQGGMMERDKGKDYIQRACEIGDSWACDRAQGFGFPNRRGL from the coding sequence ATGAAGACGTTTTCCATGCTGGCCGCCGGCCTTTTCACCCTCTCTGCGCTCGCCTTTTCGCCAGTCGCCGCGGCCCAGTTCGGTCCCGAACGTGTCGCAAGGCCTGACGCAGATGAGCTTTATGCCGACCGGGCGATGAAGAATGGCTGGTATGATGACGCGCTGGAGCGCTATGGCGCGGCCTGCGAAGATAAAAGCCAGCAGCGAGAAGTCTGGGCGCGCAACTGTCGCAAGCTCGGCAACATCTATCGCCGGGGCCTCGGCATCGATCAGGATTATGCGCGCGCCAAGGCCATCTATGATGAAGCTTGTTTCGATGGGCGCGACGCCGATAGCTGCCTCGAGCAGGCCCATGTCAGCTTCAAGGGCAATGATGACAATCAGGATTACGAATATGCCCGCCGCCTCTACAAGCGCGCCTGCGACCTCGGCGATCAGACAGGCTGCGCGGCTTATGGCTCTATGCTTTATCGCGGCCAGGGCGGAATGATGGAGCGCGATAAGGGCAAGGACTATATCCAGAGGGCCTGCGAGATCGGCGACAGCTGGGCCTGCGACCGCGCGCAAGGCTTCGGATTCCCCAACCGCCGAGGGCTTTGA
- a CDS encoding class I SAM-dependent methyltransferase: MRLVIGLSALAMLGACATTTERDLPPAEAPPPPMMDTAGVDAARLNVAITSADRPETDVERDELRKPSEVISFMALQPGDTVLELEAGGGYFTEIFSRYLSDEATLYMQNPAAFDGFLGDAAEIRIEGLENVEYVRADFDDLPMDDESVDVATWFQGPHELWYTPENGEPLVSNPDDSFPEIFRVLKPGGMFVVLDHTAPEGSPATIGGETHRIDPQIVRDLGREAGFVLVSESDVLANPGDDLSANVFDEAVRGRTDQFLMKFEKPNSAP, from the coding sequence ATGAGACTTGTCATCGGACTGAGCGCGCTTGCCATGCTTGGGGCCTGCGCCACCACGACAGAGCGCGACCTTCCGCCAGCTGAAGCCCCGCCGCCGCCAATGATGGACACTGCCGGCGTCGATGCCGCACGCCTGAACGTGGCCATTACCAGCGCGGACCGGCCGGAAACCGATGTCGAGCGCGACGAACTGCGCAAGCCATCTGAAGTTATCAGTTTCATGGCTCTTCAGCCGGGCGATACCGTTCTCGAGCTGGAAGCGGGCGGTGGCTATTTCACCGAGATTTTTTCGCGATACCTCAGCGATGAGGCGACGCTCTATATGCAGAACCCGGCTGCCTTTGACGGTTTTCTCGGCGACGCTGCCGAAATCCGCATCGAGGGGCTGGAGAATGTCGAATACGTCCGCGCCGATTTTGACGATCTCCCAATGGACGACGAGAGCGTCGATGTGGCGACCTGGTTTCAGGGACCGCATGAGCTCTGGTACACGCCCGAAAATGGCGAACCGCTTGTGTCCAACCCAGACGACTCCTTTCCAGAAATTTTCCGTGTTCTGAAGCCGGGCGGCATGTTCGTCGTGCTCGACCATACGGCACCTGAAGGCTCACCTGCGACGATTGGCGGAGAAACACACCGCATCGATCCACAGATCGTTCGCGATCTTGGCCGTGAGGCAGGCTTTGTGCTGGTTTCTGAAAGCGATGTACTGGCCAATCCAGGCGATGATCTCAGCGCGAACGTCTTCGATGAGGCCGTGCGCGGACGCACCGACCAGTTCCTCATGAAGTTTGAGAAACCCAACAGCGCGCCATAA
- a CDS encoding GNAT family N-acetyltransferase: MHGYDATLLEAFRQELTLSQWDLEEDEVAVAVDGEDNILGIVQVSSGPDGCFLEKLFVEPDNAGAGVGRVLMDWACDAARQRGAHDMIIESDPGAVGFYTRYGAREAGTALSGSVSGRSLPRLLLKL; encoded by the coding sequence GTGCACGGCTATGATGCAACTTTGCTCGAAGCTTTCAGGCAAGAACTCACCCTGTCTCAATGGGACCTGGAAGAGGATGAGGTGGCCGTTGCAGTGGACGGCGAAGACAACATTCTTGGCATAGTTCAGGTGAGCAGCGGTCCTGATGGCTGCTTTCTGGAGAAGCTCTTTGTTGAGCCAGACAACGCAGGCGCTGGTGTCGGGCGGGTCCTCATGGATTGGGCGTGTGATGCCGCGCGACAACGCGGCGCCCATGATATGATCATTGAATCCGATCCGGGCGCCGTCGGTTTCTATACGCGCTATGGCGCTCGCGAAGCCGGGACCGCCCTGTCTGGATCTGTCTCGGGCCGTTCGCTCCCGCGCCTTTTGCTCAAGCTCTGA
- a CDS encoding TVP38/TMEM64 family protein yields MTTTTDRIPAARSRKALWLGLALGATVITLFLLGKTGVLGSLEAFITQMQEMADTRWALPAVIALFTGAAFVGLPQFGLIGAAVVAFGPVNGALYSWVATMVSGSVTFWLGRFSGEAAVARFSGRRTARFAEFVSRNAFAASLIVRNVPTGPFLIVNMAFGALRANYFAFLAGMAIGSLPKILLVTFAGQSLISAITGSPMLAVALAVLAALMFGGLWLYVRHRQKTGKIISPMSINPVDRTSEKPE; encoded by the coding sequence ATGACGACAACAACCGACCGCATACCCGCAGCGCGTTCGCGCAAGGCGCTCTGGCTGGGCCTGGCGCTGGGTGCGACGGTCATCACGCTGTTTCTCCTGGGCAAGACCGGCGTTCTTGGCTCGCTTGAAGCCTTCATCACGCAGATGCAGGAAATGGCTGACACGCGGTGGGCCCTGCCAGCGGTGATCGCGCTGTTTACCGGGGCCGCGTTTGTGGGCTTGCCGCAGTTTGGTCTGATTGGCGCCGCTGTCGTTGCATTTGGTCCGGTCAATGGCGCGCTCTATTCTTGGGTCGCGACCATGGTGTCAGGCTCAGTCACCTTCTGGCTTGGCAGGTTCAGTGGCGAAGCGGCGGTCGCGCGCTTTTCGGGCCGTCGCACCGCCCGGTTTGCTGAATTTGTCAGCCGTAACGCCTTTGCGGCCAGCCTCATTGTCCGCAACGTGCCGACGGGACCATTCCTCATCGTCAACATGGCGTTCGGTGCCTTGCGCGCGAACTACTTCGCCTTTCTGGCCGGCATGGCGATCGGCTCCCTGCCGAAGATCCTTCTGGTCACATTTGCAGGCCAGAGTCTGATCTCAGCGATCACAGGATCTCCGATGCTGGCCGTGGCACTTGCGGTCCTGGCTGCGCTTATGTTTGGGGGGCTCTGGCTCTACGTTCGTCACCGCCAGAAAACTGGCAAGATCATTTCGCCGATGTCCATTAACCCGGTTGACAGGACAAGTGAAAAGCCGGAATAG
- a CDS encoding 2-isopropylmalate synthase gives MTTEKDRILIFDTTMRDGEQSPGASMTHTEKLELADLLETMGVDIIEAGFPASSQGDFEAVREIARRSKSSVITGLSRSKLEDIDRCGEAVRHAARPRIHTFISTSPVHMKHKLQMGPNAVLEAVGRSVAHARNLVDDVEWSAEDATRTEFEFLCKCIDAAIASGATTINVPDTVGYTHPDEYGALIRSLRETIPNSDKVIWSTHCHNDLGLAVANSIAGAQAGARQIECTINGLGERAGNAALEEIVMAFKVRGDSLPFETAIDTTRLARASQMVSRITGFPVQYNKAIVGKNAFAHESGIHQDGMLKNTETYEIMKPEDVGVSKSSLVMGKLSGRNAFRDKINSLGYDLDPESLNEAFRRFKDLADRKKHVFDDDILALVDDQLSAMGERVGFDSLRVIAGSVGPQQADLSLRVDGAVLTASCTGNGPVDAVFNAIREIVDHEAKLDLYQVHAVTGGTDAQAEVSVRLNGEGIMAVGRASDPDTLVASAKAYIHALNKLEARRLKRLAA, from the coding sequence ATGACCACCGAAAAAGACCGAATTCTCATCTTCGATACGACGATGCGCGATGGCGAACAATCGCCCGGCGCCTCCATGACCCATACCGAAAAGCTCGAGCTTGCCGACCTGCTCGAGACGATGGGCGTCGACATCATTGAGGCAGGCTTTCCGGCCTCCTCGCAGGGCGACTTCGAAGCGGTTCGCGAAATCGCGCGCCGGTCAAAGTCGTCTGTCATCACGGGGCTGTCGCGCTCAAAACTTGAAGATATTGACCGCTGCGGCGAGGCCGTGCGCCACGCTGCCCGTCCGCGCATTCACACTTTCATCTCGACCAGCCCGGTCCACATGAAACACAAGCTTCAGATGGGGCCGAACGCGGTTCTCGAAGCGGTCGGGCGATCTGTGGCCCACGCCCGCAACCTTGTCGACGATGTCGAATGGTCGGCCGAGGACGCCACGCGCACCGAGTTCGAGTTTCTCTGCAAGTGTATCGATGCGGCGATCGCGTCGGGCGCGACGACGATCAACGTGCCTGACACAGTCGGTTATACGCATCCCGATGAGTATGGTGCCCTGATCCGCAGCCTGCGGGAGACGATACCGAATTCCGACAAGGTGATCTGGTCGACCCATTGCCACAATGATCTTGGCCTTGCTGTCGCCAATTCGATTGCCGGGGCGCAGGCCGGGGCACGCCAGATCGAGTGCACGATCAACGGACTTGGTGAGCGTGCTGGCAATGCCGCTCTTGAAGAGATCGTCATGGCCTTCAAGGTGCGGGGCGACTCGCTGCCTTTCGAAACCGCGATCGACACGACACGCCTGGCACGCGCCAGCCAGATGGTCAGCCGGATCACCGGGTTTCCGGTCCAGTACAACAAGGCCATCGTCGGCAAGAATGCCTTTGCGCACGAAAGCGGCATCCATCAGGATGGCATGCTGAAGAACACCGAGACCTACGAAATCATGAAGCCGGAGGACGTCGGCGTGTCGAAAAGCTCGCTCGTCATGGGCAAGCTGTCGGGACGCAACGCCTTCCGCGACAAGATCAACTCGCTGGGATACGACCTCGACCCTGAATCCCTGAACGAGGCGTTTCGCCGGTTCAAGGACCTCGCCGATCGCAAGAAGCATGTCTTCGATGATGACATCCTGGCACTGGTTGATGACCAGCTCTCGGCGATGGGCGAACGGGTCGGCTTTGATTCGCTTCGGGTCATCGCAGGATCGGTCGGTCCACAGCAGGCAGATCTTTCCCTGCGGGTCGACGGCGCTGTCCTGACGGCAAGCTGCACTGGGAACGGACCGGTCGATGCGGTTTTCAACGCGATCCGCGAGATCGTGGATCATGAAGCAAAGCTCGACCTCTATCAGGTGCATGCCGTGACCGGCGGGACCGACGCGCAAGCCGAGGTCAGCGTCCGTCTGAACGGTGAAGGCATCATGGCGGTTGGGCGCGCATCTGATCCCGACACGCTGGTCGCGAGCGCCAAGGCCTACATCCATGCGCTCAACAAGCTGGAAGCTCGGCGACTTAAACGTCTGGCCGCCTGA
- a CDS encoding rod shape-determining protein — protein sequence MIGSLLGMLSTDMAIDLGTANTLVYVKGQGIKLDEPSVVAYMNQGGRKVVYAVGNQAKQMLGKTPLNMEAIRPMRDGVIADFEVAEEMIKHFIRKVHNRRAFVSPLIIICVPSSATNVERRAIHQSALAAGAREVQLIEEPMAAAIGAGLPIEEPAGSMVVDIGGGTTEVAVLSLGGIVYSRSVRVGGDKMDHAIMSYLRKNQQIMIGEMSSERIKKEIASAKAPESGDGLTVTVRGRGTIDGVPNEVEVNEAMMAEALADPVNEIVDAIRLALEAMAPELAADIVDRGIVLTGGGALLRNLDVVIREQAKLPVMIADDPLKCVAQGCGYVLENLVRMKNVLSPEV from the coding sequence ATGATCGGTAGCCTCCTCGGCATGCTCTCCACAGATATGGCGATTGACCTCGGAACGGCGAACACGCTCGTTTATGTCAAAGGTCAGGGCATCAAGCTCGATGAACCGTCTGTTGTCGCTTACATGAACCAGGGCGGCCGCAAGGTTGTCTACGCGGTTGGTAATCAGGCCAAGCAGATGCTCGGCAAGACCCCGCTCAACATGGAAGCCATCCGCCCGATGCGTGATGGCGTCATCGCCGACTTCGAAGTCGCCGAAGAAATGATCAAGCACTTCATTCGCAAAGTGCATAATCGCCGGGCCTTCGTTTCGCCGCTCATCATCATCTGCGTGCCGAGCTCTGCGACCAATGTTGAACGCCGGGCCATCCATCAGTCCGCGCTGGCCGCTGGTGCCCGCGAAGTCCAGCTCATCGAAGAGCCAATGGCCGCCGCGATCGGCGCTGGGCTTCCAATCGAGGAGCCAGCCGGCTCTATGGTCGTCGATATTGGCGGCGGTACGACGGAGGTCGCCGTGCTTTCGCTGGGCGGTATCGTCTATTCACGCTCCGTACGTGTCGGCGGCGACAAGATGGACCACGCCATCATGTCCTATCTGCGCAAGAACCAGCAGATCATGATCGGCGAGATGTCGTCCGAGCGGATCAAGAAGGAAATCGCTTCGGCGAAGGCACCGGAGAGCGGCGATGGTCTTACCGTTACGGTTCGAGGCCGCGGCACGATCGACGGTGTGCCGAACGAGGTGGAAGTGAACGAGGCCATGATGGCCGAAGCGCTTGCCGATCCGGTCAATGAAATCGTCGACGCGATCCGTCTCGCGCTCGAAGCCATGGCGCCAGAACTAGCTGCTGACATTGTTGATCGTGGCATTGTCCTGACAGGCGGCGGCGCGCTCCTGCGCAACCTCGACGTTGTGATCCGCGAGCAGGCCAAGCTGCCCGTCATGATCGCCGACGATCCGCTGAAATGCGTCGCGCAGGGCTGCGGCTATGTCCTGGAAAATCTGGTCCGGATGAAGAACGTCCTTTCGCCAGAGGTCTAG
- the mreC gene encoding rod shape-determining protein MreC — translation MARMRGKRLKARPVRRYALIVALVVLFAVLLAQTSPRLRAWIDPTRTVAADQLASSARPGLWDRISGKAARDQRVRELEAEVRELTRYRSVAISMAARLEAYEDMLNVMGEPPVRGVTARITSETNGPFREAILVNAGVLQGVEAGSYAENEGGLVGRVVQMGERSSRVLLVTDFNSRVPVMGEASGMRAILFGDRDDLGTLTDLPERGSFILGERVLTSGEGGIFPRGIIVGEVVERGGALRVEFGMTRGRGGFVRLMPSMNIPTPEEFPAEELEEVAEDGEAVAGEATETAASDAQTVEPAVPGGG, via the coding sequence ATGGCCCGTATGCGTGGAAAACGTCTGAAGGCCCGGCCCGTCCGCCGGTACGCTCTTATTGTGGCGCTCGTCGTGCTGTTTGCTGTTCTGCTTGCCCAGACCTCGCCTCGCCTTCGCGCCTGGATCGACCCGACCCGGACCGTCGCCGCCGACCAGCTTGCCAGCTCGGCGCGCCCAGGCCTCTGGGACCGTATCTCAGGCAAGGCGGCCCGCGACCAGCGCGTTCGCGAACTGGAAGCAGAAGTCCGGGAGCTCACACGCTATCGCTCCGTGGCAATCTCGATGGCGGCGCGCCTCGAAGCCTATGAAGACATGCTGAATGTGATGGGAGAGCCGCCAGTGCGAGGTGTGACCGCTCGCATCACATCTGAGACCAATGGCCCGTTTCGCGAAGCGATCCTGGTCAATGCCGGAGTGCTCCAGGGGGTCGAGGCCGGGTCCTATGCCGAAAATGAGGGGGGTCTTGTCGGACGTGTCGTCCAGATGGGGGAGCGCTCATCGCGCGTCCTTCTGGTGACAGACTTTAACTCGCGCGTGCCCGTCATGGGCGAGGCGAGCGGTATGCGCGCCATTCTCTTTGGTGACCGCGATGATCTCGGCACGCTGACCGATCTTCCAGAACGCGGCAGCTTCATTCTTGGTGAGCGGGTCCTGACGTCTGGTGAGGGCGGCATCTTTCCGCGCGGCATCATTGTGGGGGAAGTCGTTGAACGCGGCGGCGCGCTTCGGGTTGAGTTCGGCATGACGCGCGGGCGCGGCGGCTTTGTCAGGCTGATGCCCAGCATGAATATTCCAACGCCTGAAGAGTTTCCGGCAGAAGAACTGGAAGAGGTCGCTGAAGACGGCGAGGCCGTCGCGGGCGAAGCAACCGAGACAGCTGCGTCGGACGCGCAGACAGTTGAGCCTGCCGTGCCGGGCGGGGGCTGA
- the mrdA gene encoding penicillin-binding protein 2, producing the protein MSSELDFESRLNRRTMLTGAAGGVMFSGLVARLVQLQLFEGERYKEIANENGVKLDLAPPTRGAIYDRFGVPLASHRQAGRVSIIREQAGDMDATLAEIGRHLDLSMEERQRVIQQARSQATFQSTIVKSELTYEEFARMTLLAADIPGVRADMAATRSYPRGRDFAHVLGYVAKASMDDLTRLTENVSPEEASLLSRLFKHPDMRTGRSGIERAAEGWLRGEPGFRRLETNAAGRVIRELESDDLAPTAGRDIGLTVDAELQRAAIDRFGDESGAAVVLDIESGAILAFVSTPAFDPNDFVNGISYADYNALRENDRSPLYHKAYDGTYPPGSTFKMVVATAALEAGINPEQRVHCNGYYRFGNRTWHCWKRGGHGSVDMHWAMKGSCDVYFYDIARRVGVERIADVSRRFGFGQVWDLGLTGGRGGTVPDDAWKRASLGEPWYEGETLNYGIGQGYLSTTPLQLALMSARIAAKGRLIEPFIIGEGPRPDNPIPDAAPLDPEHMQRMMDGMYGVTSEAGGTAWRSGDLGLGGPRLAGKTGTAQVRRISEAERRSGVLKGDEIDRRLRDHALFVAYAPADDPKYAISVVVEHGEGGSSTAAPVARDILAAAIRRDSRAPARWQQTASTGTSGNSGGNP; encoded by the coding sequence ATGAGCAGTGAACTCGACTTTGAATCCAGACTGAACCGGCGCACCATGCTGACGGGTGCCGCGGGCGGTGTAATGTTTTCGGGTCTGGTCGCGCGCCTCGTGCAACTTCAGCTCTTTGAGGGCGAGCGCTACAAGGAAATCGCGAACGAGAACGGTGTAAAGCTCGACCTCGCGCCGCCCACCCGCGGCGCCATCTATGACCGGTTCGGAGTTCCGCTTGCGTCTCACCGTCAGGCCGGGCGCGTGTCGATCATCCGCGAACAGGCGGGCGACATGGACGCGACGCTGGCTGAAATCGGCCGGCATCTCGATCTGTCCATGGAAGAGCGCCAGCGCGTGATCCAGCAGGCCCGCAGCCAGGCCACCTTCCAGTCCACCATCGTCAAGAGCGAGCTCACCTATGAGGAGTTCGCGCGCATGACGCTTCTGGCCGCTGATATCCCCGGTGTGCGCGCGGATATGGCGGCGACCCGGTCCTATCCGCGTGGCCGCGATTTCGCGCACGTGCTCGGCTATGTCGCAAAGGCCAGCATGGATGATCTCACCCGGCTGACCGAGAATGTCTCGCCGGAAGAGGCTTCACTGCTCTCGCGCCTCTTCAAGCATCCCGATATGAGAACGGGGCGTTCTGGCATTGAGCGGGCGGCCGAGGGTTGGCTGCGCGGAGAGCCAGGCTTCCGTCGTCTCGAGACAAATGCGGCCGGCAGGGTCATCCGCGAACTGGAAAGCGATGATCTCGCGCCGACAGCAGGGCGCGACATCGGCCTCACCGTGGATGCCGAGCTTCAGCGCGCCGCAATCGACCGGTTCGGCGACGAAAGTGGCGCGGCTGTCGTGCTGGACATTGAATCAGGCGCGATCCTCGCCTTCGTCTCGACGCCCGCCTTTGACCCGAATGATTTCGTGAACGGCATTTCGTACGCCGATTACAACGCCCTTCGTGAAAACGACCGCTCGCCGCTTTATCACAAGGCATATGACGGCACCTATCCGCCGGGCTCCACCTTCAAGATGGTGGTCGCAACCGCCGCGCTCGAAGCTGGTATCAATCCGGAGCAACGGGTTCACTGCAACGGCTATTACCGCTTCGGCAATCGAACATGGCACTGCTGGAAGCGGGGCGGTCACGGCTCCGTCGATATGCATTGGGCGATGAAAGGCAGTTGCGACGTCTATTTCTATGACATCGCCCGCCGCGTCGGCGTTGAGCGTATCGCAGATGTCTCCCGGCGCTTTGGCTTCGGCCAGGTCTGGGATCTTGGCCTGACGGGCGGGCGCGGCGGCACGGTACCGGATGATGCCTGGAAGCGCGCGTCGCTGGGGGAGCCTTGGTACGAAGGTGAAACCCTCAATTATGGTATCGGTCAGGGCTACCTTTCCACCACACCGCTTCAGCTTGCCTTGATGTCTGCCCGGATCGCCGCCAAGGGCCGGTTGATCGAACCTTTCATTATTGGGGAAGGTCCGCGGCCCGACAATCCGATCCCGGATGCTGCCCCCCTCGATCCCGAACACATGCAGCGCATGATGGACGGCATGTACGGCGTGACCTCCGAGGCTGGCGGTACGGCCTGGCGGTCCGGCGATCTCGGCCTTGGCGGTCCGCGTCTCGCAGGCAAGACAGGCACCGCGCAGGTTCGCCGCATCAGTGAGGCCGAGCGTCGCTCCGGCGTTCTGAAAGGCGATGAGATTGACCGGCGCCTGCGCGATCACGCGCTCTTCGTTGCCTACGCACCGGCCGATGATCCGAAATACGCGATCTCCGTTGTGGTCGAGCATGGTGAGGGCGGGTCCAGCACCGCGGCTCCTGTGGCGCGCGATATCCTGGCCGCTGCCATCCGCCGCGACTCACGCGCGCCCGCCCGCTGGCAGCAGACCGCGTCAACGGGCACTTCAGGCAATAGCGGGGGCAATCCCTGA